A single region of the Oncorhynchus keta strain PuntledgeMale-10-30-2019 chromosome 37, Oket_V2, whole genome shotgun sequence genome encodes:
- the LOC118370181 gene encoding CCR4-NOT transcription complex subunit 9 isoform X2 has translation MLATGAAVTTALAQVDREKIYQWINELSSPETRENALLELSKKRESVPDLAPMLWHSCGTIAALLQEIVNIYPSINPPTLTAHQSNRVCNALALLQCVASHPETRSAFLAAHIPLFLYPFLHTVSKTRPFEYLRLTSLGVIGALVKTDEQEVINFLLTTEIIPLCLRIMESGSELSKTVATFILQKILLDDTGLAYICQTYERFSHVAMILGKMVLQLSKEPSARLLKHVVRCYLRLSDNSSPHTRAREALRQCLPDQLKDTTFAQVLKDDTTTKRWLAQLVKNLQEGQVTDPRGIPLPTQ, from the exons ATGCTGGCTACAGGAGCA GCTGTAACCACGGCTCTGGCCCAAGTGGATAGGGAAAAGATCTACCAGTGGATCAACGAGCTGTCCAGCCCAGAGACCCGCGAGAATGCCCTGCTCGAGCTCAGTAAAAAACGGGAGTCCGTGCCAGATTTGGCTCCAATGCTATGGCACTCCTGTGGGACTATAGCTGCTCTCCTGCAG GAAATAGTCAACATCTACCCCTCAATAAACCCCCCAACCCTCACCGCTCACCAGTCCAACAGAGTATGCAATGCATTAGCACTTCTGCAATGCGTGGCCTCTCATCCAGAGACAAG ATCGGCATTTCTGGCAGCACACATTCCTCTGTTCCTGTACCCCTTCTTACACACTGTCAGCAAAACACGACCATTTGAGTACCTCCGACTCACCAGCCTAGGAGTCATCG gtgccttggtcaaaacagatgAGCAGGAAGTGATCAACTTCCTGTTGACGACAGAAATCATTCCCCTGTGCCTTCGCATAATGGAGTCTGGCAGTGAGCTTTCCAAAACG GTAGCAACTTTTATACTACAGAAAATCCTACTTGATGACACAGGGCTGGCATACATTTGCCAAACGTATGAACGCTTCTCCCATGTGGCCATGATACTT GGAAAAATGGTTCTTCAGCTCTCCAAAGAGCCCTCTGCTCGTCTTTTGAAACATGTTGTCCGCTGTTACCTACGCCTGTCAGACAACTCCA GCCCCCACACCAGAGCCCGAGAGGCCCTCCGTCAGTGTCTACCAGACCAGCTTAAAGATACCACATTTGCCCAGGTCTTGAAAGACGACACCACCACCAAACGCTGGTTGGCACAGCTGGTGAAGAACTTACAGGAAGGCCAAGTCACAGACCCCAGGGGCATCCCTCTGCCCACACAGTAG
- the LOC118370181 gene encoding CCR4-NOT transcription complex subunit 9 isoform X4 has product MLATGAAVTTALAQVDREKIYQWINELSSPETRENALLELSKKRESVPDLAPMLWHSCGTIAALLQEIVNIYPSINPPTLTAHQSNRVCNALALLQCVASHPETRSAFLAAHIPLFLYPFLHTVSKTRPFEYLRLTSLGVIGALVKTDEQEVINFLLTTEIIPLCLRIMESGSELSKTVATFILQKILLDDTGLAYICQTYERFSHVAMILGKMVLQLSKEPSARLLKHVVRCYLRLSDNSRAREALRQCLPDQLKDTTFAQVLKDDTTTKRWLAQLVKNLQEGQVTDPRGIPLPTQ; this is encoded by the exons ATGCTGGCTACAGGAGCA GCTGTAACCACGGCTCTGGCCCAAGTGGATAGGGAAAAGATCTACCAGTGGATCAACGAGCTGTCCAGCCCAGAGACCCGCGAGAATGCCCTGCTCGAGCTCAGTAAAAAACGGGAGTCCGTGCCAGATTTGGCTCCAATGCTATGGCACTCCTGTGGGACTATAGCTGCTCTCCTGCAG GAAATAGTCAACATCTACCCCTCAATAAACCCCCCAACCCTCACCGCTCACCAGTCCAACAGAGTATGCAATGCATTAGCACTTCTGCAATGCGTGGCCTCTCATCCAGAGACAAG ATCGGCATTTCTGGCAGCACACATTCCTCTGTTCCTGTACCCCTTCTTACACACTGTCAGCAAAACACGACCATTTGAGTACCTCCGACTCACCAGCCTAGGAGTCATCG gtgccttggtcaaaacagatgAGCAGGAAGTGATCAACTTCCTGTTGACGACAGAAATCATTCCCCTGTGCCTTCGCATAATGGAGTCTGGCAGTGAGCTTTCCAAAACG GTAGCAACTTTTATACTACAGAAAATCCTACTTGATGACACAGGGCTGGCATACATTTGCCAAACGTATGAACGCTTCTCCCATGTGGCCATGATACTT GGAAAAATGGTTCTTCAGCTCTCCAAAGAGCCCTCTGCTCGTCTTTTGAAACATGTTGTCCGCTGTTACCTACGCCTGTCAGACAACTCCAG AGCCCGAGAGGCCCTCCGTCAGTGTCTACCAGACCAGCTTAAAGATACCACATTTGCCCAGGTCTTGAAAGACGACACCACCACCAAACGCTGGTTGGCACAGCTGGTGAAGAACTTACAGGAAGGCCAAGTCACAGACCCCAGGGGCATCCCTCTGCCCACACAGTAG
- the LOC118370181 gene encoding CCR4-NOT transcription complex subunit 9 isoform X1, whose translation MFRTPLVAVTTALAQVDREKIYQWINELSSPETRENALLELSKKRESVPDLAPMLWHSCGTIAALLQEIVNIYPSINPPTLTAHQSNRVCNALALLQCVASHPETRSAFLAAHIPLFLYPFLHTVSKTRPFEYLRLTSLGVIGALVKTDEQEVINFLLTTEIIPLCLRIMESGSELSKTVATFILQKILLDDTGLAYICQTYERFSHVAMILGKMVLQLSKEPSARLLKHVVRCYLRLSDNSSPHTRAREALRQCLPDQLKDTTFAQVLKDDTTTKRWLAQLVKNLQEGQVTDPRGIPLPTQ comes from the exons ATGTTTCGAACACCTCTTGTG GCTGTAACCACGGCTCTGGCCCAAGTGGATAGGGAAAAGATCTACCAGTGGATCAACGAGCTGTCCAGCCCAGAGACCCGCGAGAATGCCCTGCTCGAGCTCAGTAAAAAACGGGAGTCCGTGCCAGATTTGGCTCCAATGCTATGGCACTCCTGTGGGACTATAGCTGCTCTCCTGCAG GAAATAGTCAACATCTACCCCTCAATAAACCCCCCAACCCTCACCGCTCACCAGTCCAACAGAGTATGCAATGCATTAGCACTTCTGCAATGCGTGGCCTCTCATCCAGAGACAAG ATCGGCATTTCTGGCAGCACACATTCCTCTGTTCCTGTACCCCTTCTTACACACTGTCAGCAAAACACGACCATTTGAGTACCTCCGACTCACCAGCCTAGGAGTCATCG gtgccttggtcaaaacagatgAGCAGGAAGTGATCAACTTCCTGTTGACGACAGAAATCATTCCCCTGTGCCTTCGCATAATGGAGTCTGGCAGTGAGCTTTCCAAAACG GTAGCAACTTTTATACTACAGAAAATCCTACTTGATGACACAGGGCTGGCATACATTTGCCAAACGTATGAACGCTTCTCCCATGTGGCCATGATACTT GGAAAAATGGTTCTTCAGCTCTCCAAAGAGCCCTCTGCTCGTCTTTTGAAACATGTTGTCCGCTGTTACCTACGCCTGTCAGACAACTCCA GCCCCCACACCAGAGCCCGAGAGGCCCTCCGTCAGTGTCTACCAGACCAGCTTAAAGATACCACATTTGCCCAGGTCTTGAAAGACGACACCACCACCAAACGCTGGTTGGCACAGCTGGTGAAGAACTTACAGGAAGGCCAAGTCACAGACCCCAGGGGCATCCCTCTGCCCACACAGTAG
- the LOC118370181 gene encoding CCR4-NOT transcription complex subunit 9 isoform X3, giving the protein MFRTPLVAVTTALAQVDREKIYQWINELSSPETRENALLELSKKRESVPDLAPMLWHSCGTIAALLQEIVNIYPSINPPTLTAHQSNRVCNALALLQCVASHPETRSAFLAAHIPLFLYPFLHTVSKTRPFEYLRLTSLGVIGALVKTDEQEVINFLLTTEIIPLCLRIMESGSELSKTVATFILQKILLDDTGLAYICQTYERFSHVAMILGKMVLQLSKEPSARLLKHVVRCYLRLSDNSRAREALRQCLPDQLKDTTFAQVLKDDTTTKRWLAQLVKNLQEGQVTDPRGIPLPTQ; this is encoded by the exons ATGTTTCGAACACCTCTTGTG GCTGTAACCACGGCTCTGGCCCAAGTGGATAGGGAAAAGATCTACCAGTGGATCAACGAGCTGTCCAGCCCAGAGACCCGCGAGAATGCCCTGCTCGAGCTCAGTAAAAAACGGGAGTCCGTGCCAGATTTGGCTCCAATGCTATGGCACTCCTGTGGGACTATAGCTGCTCTCCTGCAG GAAATAGTCAACATCTACCCCTCAATAAACCCCCCAACCCTCACCGCTCACCAGTCCAACAGAGTATGCAATGCATTAGCACTTCTGCAATGCGTGGCCTCTCATCCAGAGACAAG ATCGGCATTTCTGGCAGCACACATTCCTCTGTTCCTGTACCCCTTCTTACACACTGTCAGCAAAACACGACCATTTGAGTACCTCCGACTCACCAGCCTAGGAGTCATCG gtgccttggtcaaaacagatgAGCAGGAAGTGATCAACTTCCTGTTGACGACAGAAATCATTCCCCTGTGCCTTCGCATAATGGAGTCTGGCAGTGAGCTTTCCAAAACG GTAGCAACTTTTATACTACAGAAAATCCTACTTGATGACACAGGGCTGGCATACATTTGCCAAACGTATGAACGCTTCTCCCATGTGGCCATGATACTT GGAAAAATGGTTCTTCAGCTCTCCAAAGAGCCCTCTGCTCGTCTTTTGAAACATGTTGTCCGCTGTTACCTACGCCTGTCAGACAACTCCAG AGCCCGAGAGGCCCTCCGTCAGTGTCTACCAGACCAGCTTAAAGATACCACATTTGCCCAGGTCTTGAAAGACGACACCACCACCAAACGCTGGTTGGCACAGCTGGTGAAGAACTTACAGGAAGGCCAAGTCACAGACCCCAGGGGCATCCCTCTGCCCACACAGTAG